CGATAGCTTTCAACGGCCTCAAACCCAATCAGAGCCAGGGGAACCACTTCCAGTGCCGAGAAGATGGAGCCCCAGGCGATGATTGAGTTGGTGGTGCCGGTAAAGTACAGGTGGTGCAGGGTGCCGATAAGACCACCGGTAAGGAAGATAACAGTGGCGAAGAGCACAGCAGCATTGGCGTTGCGGGCACGGATAAGGCCCAGGCGAACCAACAGCAGGGCAATAACCGAGGTGGCGAAGGTTTCAAAGAAGCCTTCTACCCACAGGTGCACCACCCACCAGCGCCAGTATTCGGCCATCGCCAGGTTGGTGTGTTTGCCCATAAAGAGGCCGGCACCGTAGAAGAGTCCGATGGCAACACAGGAGGCGTAGAGCACCCAAATCACCGGACGCATTTCACCCTGCAGCTTAAGGGCGGGACGAATGGCGGCGGTCACCAGAGTCAGCCATATCATCAGGCCAGCCAGCAGCAAAATCTGCCATACGCGACCCAGATCCACATATTCATAGCCCTGATGGCCAAAGAGGAAATTGTTGTCGAGGCTGAAATACTGCTGAACCCCCAACCATTCACCGGCCATGGAACCCAGCACCACAACAACCAGTGCGGCCCAGAGCACATTTACACCAAGACGCTGATATTTGGGCTCATGGCCGGACAGTGCAGGGGCTATGTAAAGACCCGTGCCGAGCCAGGCAGTGGCAATCCAGAACACGGCCAGCTGGGTGTGCCAGGTACGGGTGACTGAATAGGGCAGGATCTCGGCCAGTGGCAGACCATAAAACTGCTGACCTTCCACCGCGTAGTGGGCCGTGATGCCCCCCAACACTATTTGCAGCAGGAACAGGCCAATGGCGGTGATGAAATACTTGCCCACGGCCTTTTGTGATGGGGTAGGCTTGAAGCGGAACAGGGGGTCTTCTTTTGCAGGCTCTGGCAGTGGATGGGCCTTACCGGCAGCGTGATACCACACCAGACCACCAATCCCGGCTATCAGGGTGACAATGCTCAAAATCGACCAGACGATATTGTCTGAGGTGGGGGTATTGCCAAGCTGAGGATCGTAGGGCCAGTTGGCGGTGTAGGTGTAAGTTTCACCCGGGCGCTCAGTGATGGCCGCCCAGGCACTCCAGAATACGAAGGCGTTGAGCTGCTGACGGTTTGCCAGGTCGGGGATGGTGCCTTCTTTCATGGCATACTGCTCACGCAGGGTTTGCATGGAGGCATCGTCACCGAAAAGTGCCACATAGTGCTCAACCACCTGGCCAATGGCCTCAATGCGTGTTGCGCTCAGTGGGACTTCCAGTTTATCGCCGTTGTTGAACAGGGTGTTGCGGCGCATATCGTCCCGCAGAGCCTGTTCAAGCGCGGCCTGCTGTGACTTGTCCAGCTCGGCAAAGGCTTTGCCATACTGGTTGTTGGCGCTGATGTTGAGCCAGGCTTCGGCCTCACGGTGTAACCAGTCGGCTGACCAGTCGGGCGCCACATAGGAGCCATGGCCCCAAATGGAGCCCAGTTGGTGCCCACCCATGGAGCGCCAAACCAGCTGGCCGCGAAGGATGTCGTTTTTGCTGTAAAGCGTTTGACCGCTTTCACTGGTGAAGGCATCCGGAATGGGAGGCATCTCCCGATAGATTTCACTGCCAAGACTCAGCAGTACTGTGAAGGAGGCAATCAGCACTATTAGCAGTGCAATTGCCGTTTTGCGAAGTGAACTCATTGTGGCCTCTCTAGCGCTTGTTCTAATGTCATCGCTATAAGGCAGAATGCGTGCCATTATTGAATATTAAGCAATTACAAGCATTTACTGTTAATTTGTTTTATTGAATTGTTTTTGTGACAACGTCACTTGATGTCATAAGGACATTGTAATTGTTTAAATGACATTGTTTAGTGTTGATGAATATTGGCAAGATCTTGGTTGAAGCTGCCGACTCTGCAGGGTGAGTGGGCTAAATGAATGTTAAGCAGTAAAAACCAATATAAAACAGGAGTTTTACTTTTGGTTTTTCGACATTAAATTTGCTTTAAAATACCGTTTTGTCACATTTTGTCTGTATAATTGTCGCGATTTCTTGATAGGGAGGCGCAATGATTGCAGAAAACATGAATTTGTTGTTTTTGGTCGGCGCCTTGCTGGTGGGGCTCAGTGTGGTGTTAAGCCCCCTGTCTTCCCGACTGGGTGTACCCATATTGCTGGTATTCCTGGGAGTGGGGATCCTCGCCGGTGAGGATGGTCCCGGCGGCATACAATTCAACGATTACTCCACGGCCTACCTGGTCAGTAATCTGGCGCTGGCGGTTATCCTGCTGGATGGTGGTCTCAGAACCAAGATGAGCAGCTTCCGGCTGGCGCTCTGGCCTTCGCTTTCCCTGGCGACACTTGGCGTGGCCATTACCACGGTGTTGACCGGCTTGCTGGCCGCCTGGCTGTTCGACCTTAATTTGCTGATGGGGCTTCTGATTGGTGCCATCGTTGGCAGTACCGATGCGGCCGCGGTGTTTTCGCTGCTCAAGGGCCGGGCGCTGAACGAGCGCGTGGGCTCGACCCTCGAAATTGAATCGGGCAGTAACGATCCCATGGCCGTGTTTCTCACCGTCAGCCTGATTGCCATGATAGCCGCCGGCGGCGACTTTGATGGTCCCGGGCTGATGCGCGACCTGGCGCTTCAGGCCGGTATGGGAATGGCCGCCGGTTTTGGTGGAGGGTACCTGATATGGCATCTTGTCAATCGTAGCGTGCTGGCAGATGGACTTTACCCCATTCTGGTGCTGGCAGGCGGTCTGCTGCTGTTTGCCCTGTCCAGTTTGCTCGGTGGCAGCGGTATCCTGTCTATCTATCTCTATGGTCTGTTCCTTGGCAATCGCGGCATGCGCGGAAAGCACAGTACGCTCGCTGTGATGGACGGCCTGACCTGGCTGGCGCAGATTGGCATGTTCCTGGTGCTGGGGCTGCTGCTGACGCCGTCATCGCTGCTCGAGGTCCTGGTACCCGGACTGGTGCTGGCGCTGGGGATGATTTTTATCGCCCGGCCGCTGGCCGTGTGGGTAAGCCTGGCGCCCTTCAAGCGTTTTGTGGCAAGGGAGCGCTGGTTTATCAGTTGGGTGGGCCTGAGGGGCGCAGTGCCCATTATCCTGGCGGTGTTCCCCATGATGGCCGGCTTGCCCAATGCCGAGCTCTATTTCAACCTGGCCTTTTGTGTGGTACTGGTCTCTTTGCTGCTCCAGGGCTCAACTTTGCCCTTGGCGATGAAGCTCGCCAGAGTCAGTTTGCCGCCCAAGCCTGAGCCCATCAGCCGCGCGGGAGTCGACATCTTTCCTGCCAGTGAATGGGAAATTTTTGTCTATCGTCTCAAGCCCAATAAGTGGTGTGTGGGCGAGCCATTAAGGCGTTTGTCGATGCCGGAAGGCACCCGCATTGCGGCGTTGTTCCGGGGGAACAATTTGCTGCACCCTTCGGGCAGTACCGAGCTTGCTGCCGACGATGTGCTGTGCGTGCTCGGTCAGGCCAAAGACTTGCCTGCCCTCAGTCAGCTCTTCAGTGAGGCGCCGGAAAACCCGTCCATGGCAGGCTTTTTCGGTGACTTTATGTTGGCTACCTCGGTACGTCTTGCGGATTTGGCGCCGCTTTATGGTTTTAACCTGCATGAAGACGAGGTGGGGCTGACACTGGAAGACCTGATGCATCAAAAGCTTGGCCGCAACCCGGTAGAGGGTGACAGCTTTGAGTGGCAGGGCTGTGATTGGGTGGTGCGCACCATGGAAGGGGATTGTCCAACCTGCCTTGGTTTGAAGCTCAAGGCAGGTTGAGGTGCTGGTATCTGATGCGAATTCGAGACGATGTTACTTGTAGAGTGAAGGCGCGTCCTGTTCCGGGCGCGTCTTGAAGCGGCGATGCAGCCACATGTATTGCGGCAGATTGCGGGAAATCAGCGACTCCACCACCTGATTGCCACGAATGGCGTCGGCGGTTTCGTCTTCACCGGGGAAGTCTTCCAGCGGCGGCAAAATCTCAATGCTGTAGCCCTTGTCATCAGCGTCCCGCTCCACAAAAAACGGCAGAACCCTGGCTTTGCCCAGCTTGGCCAGGGTGGTGGCTCCCGTGATGGTGGCGGCATCGGGCACCGCAAAGAAGGGAATAAATACAGCGGAAGAGCGGCCAAAATCCTGATCGGCCGTGTACCAGATCACTTCGGCATTCCGTAAGCAGCGCACCATCTGACGCAAATCGCGCTTGGGCACCAGGGCCTTGTTGGAACGCAGGCGTCCTTTCACTTGCAGATATTCCATCACCGCATTGTTGTGGGGGCGGTAAACACCCACGCCGGGCTGAAACTGACCAAAAATCCGCGCGCCCATTTCCAACGGCAAACAATGTACCGCAAACAGGATAACGCCCTGACCCGCGGCAACGGTTTGCTCAACATGTTCGGCCCCCTTGATGCGCATATGCTGCTGTATGCGCTCATCGCTCCACCACCAGGCGCAAATGGTATCGAACACGGCTTTGCCGGTTTCTTCGAAGTTGCGTTTGAACAGGGCGTCGCGCTCGGCGTCGCTCATGTCGGGGAAGCAAAGTTCCAGATTACGTCTGGCGGTATTACTGCGACTGCCAGCCAATATCCTTACCAGTCGGCCAAGTCCTTTACCCAGGGACATCTGCCAATGCAGGGGCAGAAGCGACAAGGCGCGCATCAATCCTACACCCAGCCATAACAGCCAGTACTTGGGGTGATACAGGTGATTGGAAAATTGGGCACTTTCTACCACTTGGGGCTCGCTCTGTTGCAAAAATTCGTGCTTATTCTAACGCAAAACATGCGCAACAGCGGGAGAAAATTGGGTACAATCCGCTTTTAGTTTCGGCAAATTCAATGTGAGTACTATGAAGGTTACGCTGCCAGCTTTTGAGAAGGCCCGGGTTTTGGTTGTTGGGGATGTGATGTTGGACCGCTATTGGGTGGGACCGACCGGACGCATCTCCCCCGAAGCCCCAGTGCCCGTGGTGCGCATCAATCAGATTGAAGACAGGCCAGGCGGCGCCGCCAACGTGGCGCTGAACATTGCCGCCCTCGGTGGCAAGGTGCAGTTGTCAGGCCTGGTGGGACAGGATGATACCGCAGATGCCCTGACCCGCGGCGTGCAGGCCCTTGGCGTTGAACCCCATTGGCTGGTGGTGGAAGATAAGCCCACCATCACCAAGCTCAGGGTATTGTCCCGCAATCAGCAGCTCATCCGACTCGACTTTGAAGAAGCCTTTGATAAGCAAAGCAGTGATGCCTTGCTGACTAGGGCCGAAGCGCGCCTCGATGATGTGGATGTGGTTATCCTGTCAGACTATGCCAAGGGCGCCGTGGGTGAACCCGCCGACTTTATTGCCAGAGCCCGTGCCAAAGGGGTCAAGGTACTGGTAGACCCAAAGGGCAGTGACTTTGCCCGCTACCGGGGCGCAACCCTGCTGACTCCGAACATGAGTGAATTTGAAGCCGTGGTGGGGGCTGTAACCAGCGAAGCGGATTTGGTTGAAAAGGCCCAAAAGCTGCTTCAGGACCTGGCATTGGATGCGCTCTTGGTGACACGCTCTGAAAAGGGTATGACCCTGATTACGCCCAAGGCTCCCGAGCTGCATATCCCCACCGTAGCCCGTGAGGTATACGACGTCACAGGTGCCGGTGATACCGTGATTTCGGCCTTGGCCACGGCCCTTGCCGCCGGTGCTGAGCTGCCTCAGGCCTGTGCCATCGCCAACACCGCCGCCGGTGTGGTAGTCGGCAAGCTGGGCACATCCACCGTCAGCCGTATTGAGCTGATTGAAGCCCTGAAATCCCATCAGGGCGAGTCAGGAATTGGTGTCGTGAGTGAAGATCAGCTGGTGTATGCCCTTGAGCAGGCCAAGCTTCGCGGCGAGCGGGTAGTGATGACTAACGGCTGCTTCGATATTCTCCACGCAGGTCATGTGAGTTATCTCGCCCAGGCCAAGGCCCTTGGCGATCGCCTGATTGTGGCCGTGAATGATGATGACTCGGTGCGCCGTTTGAAAGGCGATGGCCGTCCGGTGAACTCAGTCGACAGACGCATGGCGGTACTCGCCGGGCTTGCCTCGGTGGACTGGGTGGTGCCCTTCAGTGAAGACACGCCCCAGCGGGTTATCGCCAGACTCCTGCCAGACCTCCTGGTAAAGGGCGGCGACTATAAGGTGGAAGACATTGCCGGTGGCGCCGAGGTGATTGCCAATGGCGGCCAGGTGAAGGTGCTTGGCTTTGAAGATGGTGTGTCGACCACAGCCATCATTCAGAACATCATGAGCCGCCACTGATGCGGTGGCGACTGGCACTGAATCTGCTGCTGTTGATGGCCTGTAGTGGCCTTAATGCGGCGCAGTTCAGTGGCAGTCTACACAACCCTAAACAGGTCATTGTGGCGGGGAAGGAGGTGATTCTCTGTGAGCTCGCCGGAATACCTTCCTGCCTTGCCAGCCTGCCGCAAGAGGTGACGGCGCAATTACCCGCGGATATCCCGGCACTTTTGGGGTATCGCGCCGCGCTGGTGACGCCGGTTTCTCACCCAGCGATAGCCGGGGTGATAGTGATGGCACCTGAGCGCACCCCAAGTCGCGAGAGTGCCATAGTCTCAGGGGCTCTGCTGGAGCTGCCGTTGGCAGAACAATTCACCTTAACCCTATGGCACGAGATTGGCCATTTGGAGGTCAGAGCCCTGCAAGGCTCTGTGCTGCCGGACATCCTCAGCGTGCGTGAGCAGGAATGGCTGGCCGATGCCTACCTTTATTGGCGGGTTGCCAAAGAGAAAGGCAGTCTCACTCTGGCCTGGCAGCAGTTTCATCGCCGTAATCTGCAGGCTATCAATGACGTTAACCAGTTGTCCCATTGGAGCTCTCTTTACTTACTCCCGCTACTTAACAGGTATGATGCCAAAGAACTGGCGTTATTCGCTGAATTTGGTGCTTTTTGCCAGGATTTTTACCCAAGCCTTCCCCAGTGGTCTGACGAAGAGCTGCAGGAGTTTGCCAGCCTTTTGCATAATCTTTTTCAATCTGGTAACACCCGGAATATGCCCCATTATATGTACTGGCGAAAACCGCAATTACGCCCCGTATTGGCGCCCACCCTCGGTTTGCTGATGGGGCCAAACAACGCCCATCAATGGCTCAGCAGACAGCATATGTTAATCAAGGGTTAGCGATTTGGCATGGTGTTCGGTTTTTAGCTGAACACTGGCTGAACGAAAGTCAGATACTCTTATGAATGCCATTTTTCTGGCAGTAATCCCTCTAATGCTTTGGTAAGCTCTGCGCAACAAATATAACAACGGGGGATACATTTCATGGCGAAACGTTCCAAGGTGCAGACTGAGCAGACCATTAACCAGATCATGGATGAGGCGCTCAAGCAAATCCTGAGTATTGGTTTCGACGCTATGTCATACACAACGCTGTCAGAAGCGACCGGGATCAGCCGGACTGGTATCAGCCACCACTTCCCGAAGAAAACGGACTTTTTGGTACGTCTGGATGCACGTATTGGCCGCCTGTTTATGGCAGCCCTGGACTTTTCCAGCGTTGAAGCGCTGGAGCGCAGCTGGATGCAGGCGATGCGCGAGTCCCACTATCGGGCCGTACTGAAACTCTTCTTCAGTCTTTGTGGTTCAGCTGAGCGTGATGTGACACAGTTTCGTGCCATCAGTGGCGCCCGTGAAAGCGCCATGCTGGAGCTGGGCACTCAGGGCGAACGGACCATCAACCAATTGCTGGGCCGTGCGGCTGTTATGCTGATTGCAGAATCCGATACCGCTGTGGCAAGTCAGGCCGCTTGAACGCCCAACAAGCAATAGCGGTAATAGCAGTATAAGAAAAGGAGCCTTAAGGCTCCTTTTCGCTATTGGCGCAGTTGTATGTCCGGGGCGAAGTCGATATCCCCCCAGCTATTTATGGTTGCAAGTCTTGCATCCTGGCGGGTGATGGCCAAAGGCTGGCTCTGTTGTCCGCGGACAAAGAGTAACTGATAGCCAAGTTTCGCCAGCGTATAAAATGCAAACCTCTGTGCAGTGGTGAGTTTGTTCCAGTGATCCAGATTACTGGGACTACCATGCCGC
This sequence is a window from Shewanella zhangzhouensis. Protein-coding genes within it:
- a CDS encoding nitric-oxide reductase large subunit — encoded protein: MSSLRKTAIALLIVLIASFTVLLSLGSEIYREMPPIPDAFTSESGQTLYSKNDILRGQLVWRSMGGHQLGSIWGHGSYVAPDWSADWLHREAEAWLNISANNQYGKAFAELDKSQQAALEQALRDDMRRNTLFNNGDKLEVPLSATRIEAIGQVVEHYVALFGDDASMQTLREQYAMKEGTIPDLANRQQLNAFVFWSAWAAITERPGETYTYTANWPYDPQLGNTPTSDNIVWSILSIVTLIAGIGGLVWYHAAGKAHPLPEPAKEDPLFRFKPTPSQKAVGKYFITAIGLFLLQIVLGGITAHYAVEGQQFYGLPLAEILPYSVTRTWHTQLAVFWIATAWLGTGLYIAPALSGHEPKYQRLGVNVLWAALVVVVLGSMAGEWLGVQQYFSLDNNFLFGHQGYEYVDLGRVWQILLLAGLMIWLTLVTAAIRPALKLQGEMRPVIWVLYASCVAIGLFYGAGLFMGKHTNLAMAEYWRWWVVHLWVEGFFETFATSVIALLLVRLGLIRARNANAAVLFATVIFLTGGLIGTLHHLYFTGTTNSIIAWGSIFSALEVVPLALIGFEAVESYRLRHAAPWMQRYHWAIMFFVATAFWNLVGAGVLGFLINPPISLYFIQGLNTTATHGHAAFMGVYGMLGIGLMLSCLRGLTLEMPWNEKLLKGAFWSLNLGLAAMVFMSLLPMGITQFFAVIENGYWFARSPAVIHSSTVETLVWMRVFGDVIFSVGGLLLAMFLVDIVRKALSRRTVAAIQTSTI
- a CDS encoding potassium/proton antiporter, which encodes MIAENMNLLFLVGALLVGLSVVLSPLSSRLGVPILLVFLGVGILAGEDGPGGIQFNDYSTAYLVSNLALAVILLDGGLRTKMSSFRLALWPSLSLATLGVAITTVLTGLLAAWLFDLNLLMGLLIGAIVGSTDAAAVFSLLKGRALNERVGSTLEIESGSNDPMAVFLTVSLIAMIAAGGDFDGPGLMRDLALQAGMGMAAGFGGGYLIWHLVNRSVLADGLYPILVLAGGLLLFALSSLLGGSGILSIYLYGLFLGNRGMRGKHSTLAVMDGLTWLAQIGMFLVLGLLLTPSSLLEVLVPGLVLALGMIFIARPLAVWVSLAPFKRFVARERWFISWVGLRGAVPIILAVFPMMAGLPNAELYFNLAFCVVLVSLLLQGSTLPLAMKLARVSLPPKPEPISRAGVDIFPASEWEIFVYRLKPNKWCVGEPLRRLSMPEGTRIAALFRGNNLLHPSGSTELAADDVLCVLGQAKDLPALSQLFSEAPENPSMAGFFGDFMLATSVRLADLAPLYGFNLHEDEVGLTLEDLMHQKLGRNPVEGDSFEWQGCDWVVRTMEGDCPTCLGLKLKAG
- a CDS encoding LpxL/LpxP family Kdo(2)-lipid IV(A) lauroyl/palmitoleoyl acyltransferase — its product is MVESAQFSNHLYHPKYWLLWLGVGLMRALSLLPLHWQMSLGKGLGRLVRILAGSRSNTARRNLELCFPDMSDAERDALFKRNFEETGKAVFDTICAWWWSDERIQQHMRIKGAEHVEQTVAAGQGVILFAVHCLPLEMGARIFGQFQPGVGVYRPHNNAVMEYLQVKGRLRSNKALVPKRDLRQMVRCLRNAEVIWYTADQDFGRSSAVFIPFFAVPDAATITGATTLAKLGKARVLPFFVERDADDKGYSIEILPPLEDFPGEDETADAIRGNQVVESLISRNLPQYMWLHRRFKTRPEQDAPSLYK
- the hldE gene encoding bifunctional D-glycero-beta-D-manno-heptose-7-phosphate kinase/D-glycero-beta-D-manno-heptose 1-phosphate adenylyltransferase HldE, with the translated sequence MKVTLPAFEKARVLVVGDVMLDRYWVGPTGRISPEAPVPVVRINQIEDRPGGAANVALNIAALGGKVQLSGLVGQDDTADALTRGVQALGVEPHWLVVEDKPTITKLRVLSRNQQLIRLDFEEAFDKQSSDALLTRAEARLDDVDVVILSDYAKGAVGEPADFIARARAKGVKVLVDPKGSDFARYRGATLLTPNMSEFEAVVGAVTSEADLVEKAQKLLQDLALDALLVTRSEKGMTLITPKAPELHIPTVAREVYDVTGAGDTVISALATALAAGAELPQACAIANTAAGVVVGKLGTSTVSRIELIEALKSHQGESGIGVVSEDQLVYALEQAKLRGERVVMTNGCFDILHAGHVSYLAQAKALGDRLIVAVNDDDSVRRLKGDGRPVNSVDRRMAVLAGLASVDWVVPFSEDTPQRVIARLLPDLLVKGGDYKVEDIAGGAEVIANGGQVKVLGFEDGVSTTAIIQNIMSRH
- a CDS encoding TetR family transcriptional regulator — protein: MAKRSKVQTEQTINQIMDEALKQILSIGFDAMSYTTLSEATGISRTGISHHFPKKTDFLVRLDARIGRLFMAALDFSSVEALERSWMQAMRESHYRAVLKLFFSLCGSAERDVTQFRAISGARESAMLELGTQGERTINQLLGRAAVMLIAESDTAVASQAA